In Gemmatimonadaceae bacterium, a genomic segment contains:
- a CDS encoding aspartate aminotransferase family protein — protein sequence MTHPALERAQYHARLHLDRLDSLPVAPVVSRDTLLARFDIPLGRTGIPAAQVIDDLARAAEGGLVNNTGARFYAWVMGGTLPSALAAEWLLTAWDQNAAIYATSPAASVVEEVAGKWLLDLFGLPATASFAFTTGCQMAHFVGMLSARDHVLRSAGWDVGTQGLAGSPPIRVLVSAIRHVSLDRALRYAGIGAQQLVVLPADTNGATTPAVLEAALKSGSGPTIVGLNAADLNTAAFDNFRELVPLAQSHNAWVHVDGAFGLFARSSAQYAELVDGIELADSWATDCHKWLNVPQDCGFSAVRHADAHRRAFTIHDSYFVAEKEARDEIDWSPEWSRRARGFATYAALRELGRDGVGAMIDRCCDQCAALVHGIGALPGAEIVSPARLNQGLVRFLDPRMGATEEDHDAHTDYVITLINRGGEAMFGPVTWHGRRAMRVCVVNWQTDAVAVARTIAAVQQAIELGSRPGQ from the coding sequence ATGACACACCCCGCGCTCGAACGCGCGCAGTATCACGCCCGACTCCATCTTGATCGCCTCGACTCCCTCCCGGTCGCGCCGGTCGTTTCGCGCGACACGCTCCTCGCGCGCTTCGACATTCCGCTCGGTCGTACGGGGATCCCGGCGGCGCAAGTCATCGACGACCTCGCACGGGCCGCCGAGGGCGGGCTGGTCAACAATACCGGCGCACGATTCTACGCCTGGGTGATGGGTGGCACGCTGCCCTCGGCGCTCGCGGCCGAGTGGCTCCTCACCGCCTGGGATCAGAATGCGGCCATCTATGCCACCTCGCCCGCCGCCTCGGTGGTGGAAGAGGTGGCCGGCAAGTGGCTCCTTGACCTGTTCGGCTTGCCCGCGACGGCGTCGTTCGCATTCACAACCGGCTGTCAGATGGCGCACTTCGTGGGCATGCTGTCGGCGCGGGACCACGTGCTGCGCTCCGCCGGATGGGATGTCGGGACTCAGGGACTTGCTGGCTCGCCACCCATTCGCGTTCTCGTGAGTGCGATTCGCCACGTCTCGCTTGACCGTGCGTTGCGATACGCGGGTATCGGCGCGCAACAGCTGGTAGTGTTGCCGGCAGACACCAACGGCGCCACCACGCCCGCCGTACTCGAAGCAGCGCTCAAATCAGGGAGCGGACCGACCATTGTGGGTCTCAATGCGGCCGACCTGAACACCGCCGCGTTTGACAACTTTCGCGAGTTGGTGCCGCTGGCGCAGTCCCATAATGCCTGGGTGCACGTGGACGGTGCCTTCGGATTGTTCGCGCGCTCGAGCGCCCAGTATGCCGAGCTGGTGGACGGCATCGAATTGGCGGACAGCTGGGCCACCGACTGCCACAAGTGGCTCAATGTGCCGCAGGACTGCGGCTTTTCCGCCGTGCGGCACGCCGACGCGCACCGCCGAGCCTTTACCATCCACGATTCCTACTTCGTGGCGGAGAAGGAAGCGCGCGATGAAATCGATTGGTCGCCCGAGTGGTCGCGTCGCGCGCGCGGTTTTGCCACGTATGCCGCGCTGCGTGAACTGGGCCGCGATGGCGTGGGTGCCATGATCGATCGATGCTGCGATCAGTGTGCAGCATTGGTGCATGGCATCGGCGCGCTGCCCGGTGCCGAAATCGTGTCACCGGCCCGCCTCAACCAGGGACTCGTGCGCTTCCTCGACCCGCGGATGGGGGCCACCGAGGAAGACCATGACGCGCACACCGATTATGTCATCACGCTGATCAACCGCGGTGGCGAGGCCATGTTTGGCCCGGTGACCTGGCATGGGCGGCGGGCGATGCGTGTGTGCGTGGTGAACTGGCAGACTGATGCCGTGGCGGTGGCGCGCACGATCGCCGCCGTGCAGCAGGCCATCGAATTGGGATCACGGCCCGGGCAATAG